The following DNA comes from Corynebacterium lizhenjunii.
AGGTGGCCTCCTCGATGGAGCAGCACGCCCGTTTTGGCGGCGTGGTTCCCGAAATTGCGTCCCGGGCCCACCTGGAGGCCTTGCCGCAGGTGGTGCGGGCGGCGCTGGACGCGGCGGGAATCGGCAAGCCAGATGCAGTGGCTGCCACCGTGGGCCCCGGCCTGGCGGGGGCGCTGCTGGTGGGGGCATCGGCAGCCAAGGCGCTGGCGGCGGCCTGGGGGGTACCATTCTACGGCGTCAACCACCTGGGCGGGCACGTGGCGGTGGCCAATCTGGAGGGCCAAAAGCTGCCGCACGCGGTGGCGCTGCTGGTCTCTGGTGGGCACACGCAGCTGCTGGAGGTCGATGCCGTGGGCAAGCCCATGCGCGAGCTGGGCACCACGCTTGACGATGCCGCCGGGGAGGCCTACGACAAAGTCGCCCGCCTGCTGGGGCTGGGGTACCCGGGCGGGCCGGTGATTGACCGGCTGGCGGCGCGCGGACAAGTCACCATTGCGCTGCCGCGCGGACTGTCGCGGGCTGAGGACCTGCGGGGGGAGCGGCGCTATGATTTTTCGTTCTCCGGGCTCAAGACCGCGGTGGCGCGCTATGTGGAGAAAGCCGAGCGCGAGGGCGTGGTGGTTTCCGTGGAGGACGTGTGTGCCTCTTTCCAGGAGGCAGTGGCGGATGTGCTCACGGCCAAGGCGGTGATGGCGTGTGAGGACACCGGGGCGCGCACGCTGCTGTTGGGCGGGGGAGTGGCCGCCAACCGGCGCCTACGTACCCTGGCGCAGCAGCGTTGCGCGGCTGCCGGGGTGGAGCTGCGGGTGCCGCCGCTGGAGCTGTGCACGGACAATGGCGTGATGATTGCGGCCGTGGCGGCGCAGCTGATTCATGAAGGCGCCCTGCCCTCCGGCCTGGCCTGCGGCACGGACACCCAGCTGGAAGTGGAAACGCCTTTGGTGGACGGCGTGCGTGGTTGAGAGTTAGCAGTCGCGGGGGTAGAGTGCTAGGAAGGTTGTTGTCACTCACAGTTGT
Coding sequences within:
- the tsaD gene encoding tRNA (adenosine(37)-N6)-threonylcarbamoyltransferase complex transferase subunit TsaD: MIILGLESSCDETGVGIVRLDSDGYMDILANEVASSMEQHARFGGVVPEIASRAHLEALPQVVRAALDAAGIGKPDAVAATVGPGLAGALLVGASAAKALAAAWGVPFYGVNHLGGHVAVANLEGQKLPHAVALLVSGGHTQLLEVDAVGKPMRELGTTLDDAAGEAYDKVARLLGLGYPGGPVIDRLAARGQVTIALPRGLSRAEDLRGERRYDFSFSGLKTAVARYVEKAEREGVVVSVEDVCASFQEAVADVLTAKAVMACEDTGARTLLLGGGVAANRRLRTLAQQRCAAAGVELRVPPLELCTDNGVMIAAVAAQLIHEGALPSGLACGTDTQLEVETPLVDGVRG